Genomic segment of Plasmodium brasilianum strain Bolivian I chromosome 8, whole genome shotgun sequence:
TCGCCAGAATTCTCCAAAAAAGGTATAAgcataaaaaatggaaaaaaaaagaggggAATGAAGAAAGGGCGAAAAagggaattaaaaaattggaaGATGAACGAAGAAAGAAGAAGCAAGATATAGCAAATTCTTcttgaaaaatattagatTAAacgatatattaaatatcatttttcatttttaataaaccaTACGTATGCTTTACTCTCAgtagtaaaattaaatcCATTTCTCTTTCAGTTGTTTGAAAagatatgtttatatgttaaaaagCGTGTAATCAGATAAAATTAAGTgctacatttttataataattttatttttttagtgagagaaaaaaaaaaaaaaaaaaaaaaaaaaagaaagaaaaagaaaaagaaaaagaaaaaggaaaaggaaaataaaacaaagagaaacaaaacaaagcgaaacaaaacaaagcgaaacaaaacaaagcgaaacaaaacaaagcgaaacaaaacaaatcaaaaaagaaaacagaCGAAGAGGCGAAAAGAACGCGAAAAAGGAGCGCTGAAGTGAGCATAAAACAATATCACGAATAGGCAATTGTGTTGATGCCTTGGCACAAAAAAGGTCATTCTTTGTGCTGAACaaatcagaaaaaaaaaattcttcaaatgtgtaattaaaaatagcaaaaatgaacatatgcttgtttttgtttaaataattGGGATTAAATGTATGCATTCATAaatgtaacatatatatatatatatatatatatatatatatatacatatatgtatacatatatgtatatatgtgtacatatcaTAAAACGTATGTGTTAAAATAAGgctattttaaattttgtgtATACAGTTTTTACAttgatcatttttttttttttaccacttgtatcttttttttttatcctctttatttttttttaatttttttaatttttttaattttattcattttcattccattttattccattttttttcctttcattACAGCTTAATTACAGCTTAagcttataaatatatatgaacaaacaTATACTCATGAAAGTGTACATATGAGAATATATATCGTCGTAAATGATTATGAACAATATGTGAATTATccttttatacatatgtacacgtgaacatatatatatatatatatatgtatgttgaTCATGCTCTTTTCATTTCCTTAAATTCGACGTACTCTTTTTTTAAGCTTCTCCTGTCCTTTCCTTTTATACACTACTTCTGCccttacctttttttttttttatttagaacATACGTATTTGTgcattttgtaaatatatatatatatttatgtgtatatatttgagtatatatttgtgcatatatttgagtatatatttgtgtatatatttgtgtatatatttgagtatatatttgagtatatatttgtgtatatatttgagtatatatttgagtatatatttttatatgtatttgtgtatatatgtatgtatatatatgcgcatatatgtacgtatttttatgtgtataagtgtatgtatatttatatatacatttgtacatgtacatttgTATAAGCACgttctatattttatttttatgaaaccTACCAATTTGTATcgtatatttgttttatcataacgtacatatatgtatatttttctgtGATTCTCCAAatgcgtatgtatgtatttaagtataaatttattgaatGAACATGGtcataattttatgaatgtTCCAATAAtagcaaagaaaaaaaaaaaaaaaaagaaacaagaaaaaatgaaaaatgaaaaagaaaaatgaaaaatgaaaaatgaaaaatgaaaaaagaatagaaaTGGAGATATAAACAGagacttaaaaataaatgagtaatgtttgatttatttgtgaatatatgtgcatttttgctcttttgctttttataaatcctatatgtatttacgtacatacatatgtatatgtacccACACAAgtgcacacacacacattTGCTCACGCACCTTTAGTGaacctttattttattaaaacgCAGATAAGCGTTATAGGTACGAAAAAAGGTCGTGCAAGTAAAAGGTTGTacattatttgtaaattcgtttgtttttaattatttatgaatagtaatattatatgagCGTAACGGTTGGTGgaattttatatcatataaaatgCACCCCTCGTTCACGGTATGTTTGctaatttttaagttttcatgcattttttttcacacGCACATGAACACACGGATGCACACACATATGCACACAAGtctatacatgcatataccCGTGCGCTTAATTAACTATCGATTATTTGGATGCTCTTCCATCTCGTTTTTAAATAACGTTCACACCTGTTTTTGTATTTGTACCATTTGCTGATACTTTTTGAAtgccttattttttttcattgtgcatatattatttgagtCTGATATTATATTCGTACAATTTTGGGCCTGATTTTGGTCTATTTTATACTTCATATTGGTCAATTCCGGGTCCATTTTGGTCCTATATTTTGTCCTATATTTGGCCCATATTTGGCCCATATTTGGTCCATATTTGGTCCATTTTTGGTCCATTTTTGGCCCATTTTTGGCCCGTTTTTGGCCCGTTTTTAGtccattttttccttcacCCTCTATCCGCTAATACCAACATGGGTAGCAGCAGCCTACCAATGTCACAGCAGATGTACTTTAGTACGCACAATGCTTTAAGAATAAATGAAGAGAATGATGTAATTAGTAcgttattttatgaaataaatggGAATAGACATATAAGTTTGttaatatttcctttttatgaTGTGCAAATGTTAAAAcgattattaataaaaaaattaaatttaccAGGAGGAGTAAAAGTAAacgatataataatattttataaaggTATAAAACTACCAaattatagaataattaGTACATATTTAGATAATTCAAATaggagagaaaaaaaaaagaaaaaaagaataaataaattatattggGCAATAAAAGATACTAATCCAAATTCATCAATAAGAGTTATAGACAATAAAAGTTATCCatctttttttgaaaatattttaaatgatataaaattagcttttaaaaaaaatatatcaccCAAATTAACAATGGATGGGACTGGAGGAACATATTTACTAtttaatgcaaaaaaaaaagtatgctCTGTTTTCAAACCAATAGATGAAGAAGCATTTGCTCCATGTAACCCACGTGGTTATGAAGGGAAAATGTATCAAGAAGGATTTAGATCAGGTGTACTCTCAGGGGAAGGAGCAAGTAGAGAAATTGCAGCATATATCTTGGATAATaactataataattttagtaaTGTACCTTGTACTATTATGGTAGAGGCATGCAAcccatattttaataataaaagtaaatttaaatatattgataatgaaagtaatttaaaatggaaatgtGGATCCTTACAAGAATTTATAGATTCAAGAGAGAGTGTTGGAAATTATGACTTCAAACAATTTAGCATAAGagatatacataaaattgcTATTCTTGATATAAGAGTTATGAACTTGGATAGAAATGATGGTAATATTTTAGTATCCCCTTTAAAAAGTTTGAAAGATTCGTGTAATCAGTTCTTGTACaggaataataaatgtttcAGCACCAACGACGAGGACATCCTCAAGCGCATAGTCACCATAGATAAGAAGCCGTCGCggtaaaggaaaaaaaaaaaaaaaaaaaaaaaaaaaaaaaaaaagagatgtATTGACGTGTGGGAttgttttgtattttatgGTATTTCATACGAACTGAACATATTTTggatcattttttttttttttttttttttttttttttttttttttttttcccgaCACACACGCCGCTACTATATATCGTTTCTTTACAGATATAGCTTAATACCCATAGACCATGGGCTTATAATGCCCCACATAATGGATGTCGCGGAAATTGACCTGGTTTGGTTCGAATGGCCCCAAACAAAAGTATTTTgcaaattttgaaaaatatttataatgtatttttttttttttacaatgcACTTGTGTAAATTATTGCATGGTCAGGTGAATGTGCATAGATTATTGcactataaatatttacgCGTAACTGCACGCATAGTTACTccttttgtatatatgatcCATGCATGCATTGtttattcctatttttttgcatttttttttttattgtcaAAAAGGTACCATTTGACGACGAAGAGCTGGAGGTTATATTTACATTCGACCCCGATAGGGATgctgaaaaaataagaaacaaattattaattagaGAAGACTGCATAAGGACCATGAGGGTGTGCACACGTCTTTTGCAAATAGGAGCAAGGATGCATTTGAATTTGCATGAAATTGCAAAAATAAGTACAAGAAAAAACATCGATGAGGAATCAATTCTGGAGCATTTAGTTAGGGACTCTATTATTCAAGTAGGTGCTTTCCCGTGTACCATCATGCTcgtatatatgtgaatatacgtatgtgtgcatgtatgtacacGCATGTGGACTCGTCATTGCTGCACATTATTTCCTTATgatatgttaatttttatttttcatgttttattCATCTTTGCGCATGGCTGTCTCTCATTTTTCATGTTGCGAAAGTTATGTGatatcatctttttttttttttttttttttttttttttccatccACTATGACTGCCcattttttgattatttattcatCTATGAAGGCCTACCAGATGATGGACTGCACGTCTCTAATGAGTACGAACAGACTTGGGTACATCCTTGACCTGGCAGAGATTAagataaacaaaaagaagaaagtaaataaaacaaaaatgtcTGAAACTAATGATGAAAAAGTGAAAGTAGGTGAGGATTCGAATGAGCaaggaaaaaatgcaaatgCGCAGGAAAAGTCGAGTAGTTTCACTGCACAAATGAAATATGTATATCCAGataataatagcaacaatagtaataacaattgTAGTAGTAGCAATAATATGAAGGAATGTATCTGCACTTCAGTTAGTTTCAAGGATGTAAGAGAGGAATTACCATCAGAAGAAGACTCTTTTTCCAAAGATAAGCTATTAACAATGGTTTGCAGTGATGTAGATGTAAGTAGGAGCGATGATACAAATGGTCAAACCATTACTACGGTAGCAATTTCGACTGCGACTGGTGCTATAACTGCTACTACGACTGTTGGTACTACTTCCAATAAGtgttcattaaaaaatgcgCATTCTCGTAGTCCAACGGAAAATGGTTTACACAGCGTGAAAACAAAAGAAGAGGAGGAGAGTGAAAATGGAAATAGCGCATATGAGTTTTTGCACTCCTCAGATATAGTTGAATCAagcaaaaaaacaaataatatttacaagGATAGTAAATCGTTTATCAACGAATTAGAGAATACATCGTGTAATGAAGTAGGTACTGGGTGCAGTACATTATACAAAGATAATGATATATGTAAGAAAGAGCAAAATGGAGtaagtaacaaaaaaaataaaatttcatcTAATTCATTTAGCTATGGAAGTGGGTATAATACTCTTGTTACAGGTAGTTCAAGCTCATATAACGATGATAAGGATAATTATTCGATGAGGAATGCTTTTCCAAAGGATGgcgtaaataaaaatgtatatacccGTCCGAGAATGGATAAATGGTTTTATAAGAATGACGAAGGAAAAGATGCAAAagctaaaaaaaagaagaaaaaaataaaaaaaaaaataaaaagtgatgaagaagaggatgaaaaacattatacatatgaaaTAAAGGATGTTCATGATGTCGATGAAAATGAAATCATCAAGGATGAACAGAGCGAGGCACAGCAGATGCAGATGCACAAGGATTTACCGGACGGTACCGGTGAAGCGGAGGAAAATgttgataataataataataataacagtgaTAAGGATAATGATCACAATGTGGACGATGATGAGGAGGAAGAAAATGATGATgacgatgatgatgatgatgatgatgatgatgatgatgacgATGACGATGAGGAGGAAGACGATGATGACGATGAGGAGGAAGAAAATGATGATGACAATgctacttttaaaaaaaaaacaggtacaataaaaagaataagtgAAAATACTGGAACAGCATATAGAAATATagaaatgaacaaaataaattccaTTTGGATGATCagagataaaaataataaaataataaacgtaaaatgggaaaataaaattttcgaaaaacttttttttgaaacctttgaaaattatgtaaagaaatatattaatgattaTCACCCTGAATGGAAGCAGTATCCATACAATGGCTCAAAAATAACTTGCATAAAACATCCCTACTTAAACAGCATAAAATAGGCGCTTTCCTCAGGGTGAGCTCGgcatgtacacatacatgCGTACTCTACAGCATGCAGGGATTTACACGAGTACTTCCTATTCATTCGTTCATTTGTTCAGTTTTTGTATTTGCACAATTCGTTTAATTCGTGAATGTATTCATTCGTTCAATGCATTCGTTCAGTTCATTCGTTCAGTTCATTCGTTCAATCCATTCGTTCAATCCATTCGTTCAATCCATTCGTTCAATCCATTCGTTCAATCCATTCGTCCAATCCATTCGTTCAGTCCATTCGTTCAATCCATTCGTTCAATCCATTCGTTTTTGCTCGTCGGTTACCCCTCTCTATTTATTGTCCATCGTTATTCTTCTATTTATTCCTATCATTTTCCCTCATatgtaaaactttttttttttttttttttttttttaaatgtattttagcGCATGTCAGTTATATtaatgtgcatatatttataaattgtgCTGTacagtattattttttcaaattagttcatatatattatgttcgtttatgtaaattttttttttttttttaaattctgtcttatttagtatatttccactttttttttttttttttttttttttttttttttttttttttttttttttttttttttttttttttttgcatttttatgATTGTATTAAAAAGCAAAGGCTGATAATTGCACTGCAAGCGTATTTATGCTTTACAGCGAGTTTGTTACGTTACGCTTATTACAGCTTGCTAGTTACTACTTACGTGTTACTTCCTATGCGTAATCATTTATGTAtgatttgtttatatttgtaaacgTCTCTCTTGCATACTTCCCCTTTGTACCCATCATTTctgtttatttcatttttttttttttttttttatgttgttaTTCTATCTCATTTTTAAGAGACAAGAaaaacaacaacaacaacaacaacaacaaaaaaaagaacatagaAACGAATAAAATCTATGTCTCTAAACGAATAAAATCTGTGTCTAAACGAATAAAATCTGCGTCTAAACGAATAAAATCTGTGTCTAAACGAATAAAATCTGTGTCTAAACGAATAAAATCTATGtctttaaattaataaaaatacatgccattaaattaataaaatgcgGCCAATATGCAAATAAATGATGCAGAGATGATGCACAGATGATTTAAACAGAATTAAGGTGGGCATGCTAAATATGTCAAACGAAAGTTCATATTTCGGTTTAATCTTTACTACGGATTATTTgtgttcatataatataaaagaacgCGGGCTTTTAGAATGTATATTTCGAATGGcggatgataaaaaaaaaagaaaaaatacataaagaACATGTTGATGGAATAACTACATCGTCAAACAATTTTTGTTACGTGAagtttataaatacataaaaaaaagagtgcATTGAGaggagaaaaatatatgtatattgaAAGGGCGTAAATAAAAacgtataaaatataaaagagtaaaaacataaaatcataaaagcataaaattgtaaatgtataattatgtGAACAGGTGTTCACATACTGCGCAAACTTTATTTCAATAAAGCAGTttacatgaaaaaaacaaaaaaaaaaaaaaaaaaaaaaaaaaaaaaaaggacatCCTGTATATACAGATTAAAGACACGCTTAAAAAATCGAGggggaggaaaaaaaagaaccaCAAActcaaaaatatacaaaaaatgaaaacaaaaatgaacagTAACAAAAACAGTAACAAAAACAGTAACACAAACGAAACACAAATAGTAACACAAACAGTAACACAAACAGTAACACAAACAGTAACACAAACAGTAACACAAACAGTAACACAAACAGTAACACAAACAGTAACACAAACAGTAACACAAACAGTAACACAAACAGTAACACAAACAGTAACACAAACAGTAACAAAAACAGTAACAAAAACAGTAACACAAACGTAACACAAATAGTAACACAAACGTGTGGGCATACTCGTGCACGTGTTGTCTCTTAAAGACGATATGTGATGTAAGTTCCGCTatacggaaaaaaaaaaaaagaagtcttctcaatttttatatgcatttttttcttcctaaataaattgtatatttCCTTCATTTCGcgttttttaaaatgcacATTCCATTCGGCTATGTTTTAAGTTATGAcaacattataaaaaaatcgCTACTGCACAATATCTGTTTCCCCTTTAACTTATGGCTGCgttctttttccttattaagACGAACTTCCGGATGGCTTAGCGCCTCCTTATCGTGCACAAAATAAACGTTCGAGCCGAACAAGTTGTGCAAGCAAGCTTCTTCATTCTTGAAGTATTCCATGGGAATTTGTTGTCCACTTGtcttcaaatatatatgcactgATTTGTGGTTATATGCACCGTTCTTTTTGTAATTACGAAGAAAATTAACTATTTGAGTAAATTGGACAAAGTATTTTTCCTCcgtattgtttttatttacgttaataaaattttgatttttaaaaaaatcgtAATTACAAgatagaaatttttttttttttcttttgacctgacctgttcatattttaaattaagtTGTATGAACAAGATCTCAGCTATATGTGGGATGAATGGatataaaacttttaataaaccattaaaaataaaaaatattaaaaaagtatttatctcattattatcatcattatatgcataataatttaaataaaattttgaaaaatatgtcattatataattatgaataatgttaatacttttttgcaaattatgatttttcatttcatgtACTACCGAATTGATAGTAttacaatataaattaaaaattcctatatttgatattttgcatatacttttttcctttaaaaaatcatatatttttttattattatctaagaaataatttctcatattgttatataaatagaaagaacaattttttttaataaaattggctatattccatattttccttacaaattttttactcTTACGAATACAGTTATCAGAGAAAATAATATCCTCTGTTCCTTTTTGAAGAAAACTAAAACACATCCTCAAACAGTctacatttacattttccAAGTACTTGTTATAATAAGTGGAATTCTCGTCGCTCTTGCTGATTTTCTTTCCCACGTTGTCTTTCAGCATACCATGAAATTTTATCACATTGGAAAGGCGGTAGCCCTGCGGGGGGGGGCCCGAGCTACGTTCCCGCACTTCAGCGCTGCCTACACTGCTTTCGCTTCCCACACTGCTCACACTGCTTACATCGCTAACATTAAGAATCTCCTTAATGTGGTCATGCTTCATAAAGTAGTGCAGTAGGATGAAGCTCCTGAGGATCCACGGGTAAAGAATATCTTTTCCCGTGCAAATGAAATCAACTAAGCATCCCTTGTGTCTAAGCAGgcgttttatatttattccgCTTTGATGCAAACAATGTAGGAAATATAGTGATGAGGAAAACCAGCTATCCAAAACGTCCTTTTCTTGTTTTAGatcttcctttttaattattcccATTTTGAAATAATTCGAATCGACCAAATTTTCATATGCTTCATCCACATTTGTACCGTATACGTAACAAGTGGGTGGGTTCCCGTTTACGTCTTCTGTGCTGAAGGTAGGGGAAGCAATAGAGGGAGTGGTACTTTCAGTGGCAGCAATAGTTGGGGTAGTGGCAGTGGTAGCAGTATTGGTAGCAGTATTGGTAGCAGTAGTGGTAGCAGTAGTGGTAGCAGTAGTGGTAGCAGTAGTGGTAGCAGTAGTGGTAGCAGTAGCAGTGGTTCGGACTGCCGAATCACTAGCTGGTGCCCCTAcctgttcatatttatacagTGGAATGGGATGACCGTATGGAATTTGACGATTCAGTAACCACTCCGGACTGTTTATGTAATCATACAAAAagtatttcttatatttcaAAGGTATTACAGTGAAGTTTTCGTTAGGTGCATTCTCATAAAAAAGTTGAGTTATCTTGTCATACTTTATGCTCCACTGTTCTGCAAGTGTTAATGTGCATTTGTGATTCTTATAATATGCACATTTGAAGATACTACTACTCTTCTTTGTTTctacaaaatttattattgagtcgtcattttgtttttctagTCTCTTCaataattgtttttcttcatccgaataaacaaaattaccattcatttcattttcattatatggTACCTTATATAATCTATTGTTGTGACGTAAGATAGTTGAATATGCTTCCCTCTTTATAGAAAATACAGGTATGAATATGTCTTCAGTTTCATCATCTACATCACTCGCTAGGcagatacatatatttttttttttacagaaAATTAGGGGTACTGCTACCTTATTGGAAAAAGGAATCAaagcatatttattttggtATTTCTCCTTGTCTGAAGAATAATACAAAACTGCAATTAATCGGTTTAAATCATGAATAGATTCCAACTCGATGGAAACAAAGGGTGGATTTCTTCCACCTCGTTCGGCTCCTTTGGAAGCGACTTCTCTTTGTGCACCTTCTCTTTCACTTACGTAATTAAAATGATACGAATTCTttccaaaaaattttacagtACCCGAGTTAGGATTTTCTCTCGAGCTCTCCACATTACGCGGATCATTACGCCAGTTATTATGCTGCATGTAGTCTGTGGTCCCGCCTGCTTTTTCCACGCAGTGATCCCTGTCAAGTTCAACATTACAGTCGTCAATTTTGTTACAGCCACTAACGTTAACACTTCGAGTAGTACCCGTAACACCGATATCAGTGGCTCTGTTGATGGCATCACTGTTTGAATTGTTGTCCAAAGACAACCCTTGTGATCGCGTATAGTCCATATCATTTACTATATACAACTTCAACAAGTACCTATCTTTCTGCTCCTTTCTAAATTGTAAGTCAAACCTTGGAATTATCGTATTCATATCTTCACAGTAATAAACAggatacaatttttttacgaTTAAATTgtctttatataaaattttaaatgccCTACTGATAATCATTTGCATCCTATCATCCATTGTACTGTAAAACTTCTTTTCATCAACAATGATGTTCATTTGTtgtaaactttttaaaatatcttgTTTTAAGTTTTCTTgccattttattatttcacttatatattcttctttACTCCAGTGGTCCTTCTTTTTGAATTCTTTTGAAAACATTTCGTGAGCACTTAGACCTCCATGATCTGTACCTGTTGAAAAAGGGAGAGAATGGATTGAAAAAAGCTATGATCAATGGGTAAAGATACTAAACGGGGTGAGACACAGGTGCACAGGGATTTGTGCATGAGTGAATGTGCGTAGGTTCGTGCACATGTACCCACATACATACTgctacatgcatatatatatatatatatatatatgtatatgcaagTTCGCATGCCTGCCTAATGGGCAGCCTCCTCCACATGCACATTACCATAAAGGGGAATGACATACTTCGATAAGATGTGCTTATTGAATAGGCACAGAATATCCTGGTAGATATAATTGAAATAATGACCAGCATGTAACTGTCCTGATAAATTCGGAGGaggataaattaaaataaaagaattagaaTAATGAGACGAGTTGAACTTTTCAAAATACTTTCTATCTCTATCCTTTCtaaacaaatacatataatttataagttctttgttgtaaatattttcatattcgTCAATATTGtacaaatgtaaaaaaggATCTACATAAAAACTCGAACTTATTGTAAATCTCCTTAGAATTgtattaattatatcatcatttaaatgtaaaggatcttttttaaaaaaattgtagtttaacaaataattatgtcGTGTACATCTTATCCTATATATCGCTTCAAGAATATCATTAGTTATCTTTTTCGATTTGCTTTGATGATGTTTTATCATTACTCCTAGTGtacatctttttttattttctaaattggtttcatttaaatttaaaagaattttctttttttttttcccatacgattttttaaaaaaaagggaacgGGAGGGAAGCATAATATTGTTACTTGTTCCATCTGTCAAGTAGGGAGTGCCATatagaaagaaaagaatacaCTCGCGGTAGTTTGCTTTTATCTCTACTTCATTATTTGTCATATTTTCTacttctttttgttttttccattttcgcTTTTTTCCACCcctatatttataaataggCTGACTCCTACCTTTTACAACCTGCGAAATTGAGTAGCCTACACTTGGACCTTCCCCACGCTTACTGTTACATTGTGTGGTAAGGGCATGTAATAATTTCACTCTATTTGATGgctttctttttaaaaatacggTTGAACTGAAATGTACACAAAGATAAATAATGCACAGGGAGGTTAATAACCCTTTCATAATTAGTACACTAACAAactcttaaaaaaaaggggggaAAACGGAAAATAGGacaaagggaaaaaaaaaaaaaaaaaagaaaatttttttttttgctcagCTTCACTGCCCAGATTTGCCTGAACAAGTCATGTCAAAAGCGTCCTTGCTGCTTCGACTTTTTTCCttccttcattttttcccctttttttaatattttcaataataaCATCAATGGAAGCAATGGTAGCAATCGCACCAAAAGCAGTAATAGTggtaaattatgtatatccCTTTATTTTCTACCTGTCTGTGTGGAACAGTAACTGATTATACGCGATgagaaaaaaagggaaactATAAAATGTCTGTTCATTGGAAACTACACGTGTAGGGTGGAAGCTGCCATAATATACGTACTCTCcgtatgtgcatacatatatgcatatgtgtatgcacatatgtatacatgtatgtatgtttgt
This window contains:
- a CDS encoding phosphatidylinositol 3- and 4-kinase codes for the protein MGSSSLPMSQQMYFSTHNALRINEENDVISTLFYEINGNRHISLLIFPFYDVQMLKRLLIKKLNLPGGVKVNDIIIFYKGIKLPNYRIISTYLDNSNRREKKKKKRINKLYWAIKDTNPNSSIRVIDNKSYPSFFENILNDIKLAFKKNISPKLTMDGTGGTYLLFNAKKKVCSVFKPIDEEAFAPCNPRGYEGKMYQEGFRSGVLSGEGASREIAAYILDNNYNNFSNVPCTIMVEACNPYFNNKSKFKYIDNESNLKWKCGSLQEFIDSRESVGNYDFKQFSIRDIHKIAILDIRVMNLDRNDGNILVSPLKSLKDSCNQFLYRNNKCFSTNDEDILKRIVTIDKKPSRYSLIPIDHGLIMPHIMDVAEIDLVPFDDEELEVIFTFDPDRDAEKIRNKLLIREDCIRTMRVCTRLLQIGARMHLNLHEIAKISTRKNIDEESILEHLVRDSIIQAYQMMDCTSLMSTNRLGYILDLAEIKINKKKKVNKTKMSETNDEKVKVGEDSNEQGKNANAQEKSSSFTAQMKYVYPDNNSNNSNNNCSSSNNMKECICTSVSFKDVREELPSEEDSFSKDKLLTMVCSDVDVSRSDDTNGQTITTVAISTATGAITATTTVGTTSNKCSLKNAHSRSPTENGLHSVKTKEEEESENGNSAYEFLHSSDIVESSKKTNNIYKDSKSFINELENTSCNEVGTGCSTLYKDNDICKKEQNGVSNKKNKISSNSFSYGSGYNTLVTGSSSSYNDDKDNYSMRNAFPKDGVNKNVYTRPRMDKWFYKNDEGKDAKAKKKKKKIKKKIKSDEEEDEKHYTYEIKDVHDVDENEIIKDEQSEAQQMQMHKDLPDGTGEAEENVDNNNNNNSDKDNDHNVDDDEEEENDDDDDDDDDDDDDDDDDDEEEDDDDDEEEENDDDNATFKKKTGTIKRISENTGTAYRNIEMNKINSIWMIRDKNNKIINVKWENKIFEKLFFETFENYVKKYINDYHPEWKQYPYNGSKITCIKHPYLNSIK
- a CDS encoding valine--tRNA ligase: MKGLLTSLCIIYLCVHFSSTVFLKRKPSNRVKLLHALTTQCNSKRGEGPSVGYSISQVVKGRSQPIYKYRGGKKRKWKKQKEVENMTNNEVEIKANYRECILFFLYGTPYLTDGTSNNIMLPSRSLFFKKSYGKKKKKILLNLNETNLENKKRCTLGVMIKHHQSKSKKITNDILEAIYRIRCTRHNYLLNYNFFKKDPLHLNDDIINTILRRFTISSSFYVDPFLHLYNIDEYENIYNKELINYMYLFRKDRDRKYFEKFNSSHYSNSFILIYPPPNLSGQLHAGHYFNYIYQDILCLFNKHILSKYVIPLYGTDHGGLSAHEMFSKEFKKKDHWSKEEYISEIIKWQENLKQDILKSLQQMNIIVDEKKFYSTMDDRMQMIISRAFKILYKDNLIVKKLYPVYYCEDMNTIIPRFDLQFRKEQKDRYLLKLYIVNDMDYTRSQGLSLDNNSNSDAINRATDIGVTGTTRSVNVSGCNKIDDCNVELDRDHCVEKAGGTTDYMQHNNWRNDPRNVESSRENPNSGTVKFFGKNSYHFNYVSEREGAQREVASKGAERGGRNPPFVSIELESIHDLNRLIAVLYYSSDKEKYQNKYALIPFSNKVAVPLIFCKKKNICICLASDVDDETEDIFIPVFSIKREAYSTILRHNNRLYKVPYNENEMNGNFVYSDEEKQLLKRLEKQNDDSIINFVETKKSSSIFKCAYYKNHKCTLTLAEQWSIKYDKITQLFYENAPNENFTVIPLKYKKYFLYDYINSPEWLLNRQIPYGHPIPLYKYEQVGAPASDSAVRTTATATTTATTTATTTATTTATTTATNTATNTATTATTPTIAATESTTPSIASPTFSTEDVNGNPPTCYVYGTNVDEAYENLVDSNYFKMGIIKKEDLKQEKDVLDSWFSSSLYFLHCLHQSGINIKRLLRHKGCLVDFICTGKDILYPWILRSFILLHYFMKHDHIKEILNVSDVSSVSSVGSESSVGSAEVRERSSGPPPQGYRLSNVIKFHGMLKDNVGKKISKSDENSTYYNKYLENVNVDCLRMCFSFLQKGTEDIIFSDNCIRKSKKFVRKIWNIANFIKKNCSFYLYNNMRNYFLDNNKKIYDFLKEKSICKISNIGIFNLYCNTINSVVHEMKNHNLQKSINIIHNYIMTYFSKFYLNYYAYNDDNNEINTFLIFFIFNGQVKRKKKKFLSCNYDFFKNQNFINVNKNNTEEKYFVQFTQIVNFLRNYKKNGAYNHKSVHIYLKTSGQQIPMEYFKNEEACLHNLFGSNVYFVHDKEALSHPEVRLNKEKERSHKLKGKQILCSSDFFIMLS